In the bacterium genome, ACATTCTTAATAACAATTTTTGTTTTATTACCAAAGTTAGGATAAGCCTGTGAGATACTTTCTACAAGATAAGACATAAAGACTATAAGGTCGGTATCAGTTTTATCTACGGTATACCATGCTTTTCTATGTTGATTAATCTCTGACGCCAAGTCTAAAATAAGTGTTGTTTTGCCATAGCCAGCATCTGCTGAGACTAAAATGAGTTTCTTATCTAGATTACTACGGAGTAAATCTAACAGTCTTGTCCGCTTAAGTATATTTTTACCAAGCTTGGGTGGAGTAATTTTTGTCTTTACAATTAAATATTCGTCCATCTAATACGACTTAGATTTTGACTCTACTTCTCTAATTATACGATATATGTTAAGAGTCATAACACCTGCAATAATAAGTGCCAGAGCAATGAATAATCCTATACCCCAGCCAAGTCCCTTCCAATTTCCCGTAGCTACTTGTATAGTAGCATAGATTAAATATGTGAACATTGCTATGATTACTGCCTTTAGACTGAAGATATTTCTAATCACTACTCTTCTTATACTTTCAATACTGTGCACATCTAAAGACTGGACTCGTGCTTTTGAGATTGGTAAGTTGACAAATCTTATTGGAGTTGAACTTTTGACCATAAATGAAGTTGCTACTGTCATTAAAGTATATAGTCCTATTTGAACGAATGGTATAACAAGTATATGTGATTTTGGACCCCATGCATCAGGCTTACCAGATGGACCAAAGTGGGTTGGAACTTTCTTGGGCAAGTCAGGATAAGTTGTGACTACAAGATAAAAACTACAAAATATTAAGAAAAGAAACACAAATTCTAACCATACAGGATAATAGTTGCTTAACTTTTTACTCATTACTTATTATGAGGACATATATGGACGAGGGCTGAATCAACTTCTTCTAAATCCTCTAACCTCTCTCTGACTGCATTTGCTATTTCATCACCCTCTATTACTGAACTTTTTGAATCCACTTTTATATGTAAATCTACACTCACACCTCGTCCAAGTTGTCTAACTCTCATTTCATGCATTCCTAATATAGAGATTAAAGCAGCAACTGCCGCAATACTTCTTGGTGCAACTGGTCCTTTAATAATGCTTAAAATAGCACGATAACCTGTAATAACACCTATAGCAACTAATGTTAAAGCAACAAATAGACCCACCAAAGGCTCAGCTTTATAATGGCCATAATGATGAGATACATCTCTTGGTCTTAAAGATACTCTAAACCCAAGTAAAGCTACACTTGTTGCAAGTAGGTCTGAGAGGGAATGGAAGGCATCATTTATTAAGGCGATACTTTTACCCAATATACCAAAATATAATTTTAGTATAAATAACCCTATATTACCAAATATTCCTAAATAAAAAGCATTTTACTCATTTTAATATCGTGAGCACTATATGGCATATCAACCTATTTCCAGACTCCAGGTATTTTTTGGCCACAAAACTTGCATTTCCCATTAATTATGTTATTCTCGGGTACATAATAGCCAATCCTACGGATAAGTAGCTTACCACAATTTGGACAATAAGTATTTTCTGCTTTATGGCTTGGTATATTTCCAATATAAACATATTTTAATCCAACTCCTATAGCTATCTTACGAGCTTGCTCAAGCGTCTCAATAGGGGTAGGTGGTAAGTTCTGCATTTTATACATAGGCCAGAAGCGAGAGAAATGTAAAGGGACTTCAGCTCCTAAACTATCCCTTATCCACTCGCACATCTTCCTTATAGTTTTAGGGTCATCATTTTTTGTTGGTACGATTAGGTTTGTAATCTCAATCCAAACTCCCTCTTCTTTTAAAAT is a window encoding:
- a CDS encoding cation diffusion facilitator family transporter, yielding MFGNIGLFILKLYFGILGKSIALINDAFHSLSDLLATSVALLGFRVSLRPRDVSHHYGHYKAEPLVGLFVALTLVAIGVITGYRAILSIIKGPVAPRSIAAVAALISILGMHEMRVRQLGRGVSVDLHIKVDSKSSVIEGDEIANAVRERLEDLEEVDSALVHICPHNK
- a CDS encoding DUF1648 domain-containing protein, which encodes MSKKLSNYYPVWLEFVFLFLIFCSFYLVVTTYPDLPKKVPTHFGPSGKPDAWGPKSHILVIPFVQIGLYTLMTVATSFMVKSSTPIRFVNLPISKARVQSLDVHSIESIRRVVIRNIFSLKAVIIAMFTYLIYATIQVATGNWKGLGWGIGLFIALALIIAGVMTLNIYRIIREVESKSKSY